The Topomyia yanbarensis strain Yona2022 chromosome 3, ASM3024719v1, whole genome shotgun sequence nucleotide sequence TCCTCGAGAAACCTCACTGTCGGCAGATCTGTCACCGTCGAATAAAGCGCTGCGCTCGGTAGCGTCGCCGCAGCGAGGGGTCTCGTCAGCACATACCCCCGCCCGTAAACCTTGGTGAGGGCCAGGAACTCCTGGAATACTGGAACTAGGTTTGCTATTCGGCTCGACGTCCAAAACAGCAAGCTTTGCGGCTATTCTTCGAATTAGACCCGCTGTGGTTCGTACCAACGCCTGCCGTACTCTTCCGTCTTGTCCAGGAAATACTGCTTCTATCCGCCCCCGAGTCCACTGGTTCCTTGCCGCCTCGCCAACCACCAAGACCAGATCGCTGACGTCCAGATCCTTGACCTCCTTGAACCACCTGCATCTGCGCGTAATTACTGGGAGGTATTCCTTTAGCCATCTGTTCCAGAATCCATCGCTGATGAACCGCGCCAAGTTCCAGCTGCTTCTCAGTGTTGAACGACTATCTATCGGGCCAGTAGGCAGGAACTTGATGCCGGATGAATTACCCAGCAAGAAGTGGTTTGGTGTCAGAGCTTCTTGATCTGCAGATTCCAATGGGATGTATGTAAGTGGCCTTGAGTTTATCATGGCCTCCGCTTCTAACAGAATTGTTTCCAGTGTTTCATCGTCAGGTTTTCGGGTACCATCCAGCGTCGCCCCGATTGCCACCTTGACCGAGCGAACGAGCCTCTCCCATGCACCGCCCATGTGCGGGGAAGCAGGTGGAATGAACttccatgttgtttgtgaaGTAGTAAACTTTTCCGCCATCATCTTGTTGTGCACTTCCAGTTTGTTGCTAGTGCCCTGGAAACAGGTGGCATTGTCCGACCAGAATTCCCGCGGCATACCCCGGCGGGAGACAAAGCGTTGGACAGCCATGATGCACGACTCCATACTCAGTGAGTGTACCACTTCCAAATGGATGGCTCTGGTAGTGAGATACGTAAAGAGGGCTACCCAGCGCTTGACGTTGCTTCTGCCCATTCTGACGAGCACCGGCCCGAAGTAGTCCAGCCCGGTGAAGGTAAATGGCCGGATGAACGAAGTAACCCGCATTTCCGATAGTGAGGCCATAGCGGGCGGTCTCGGGGAAGATTTAGCTATTCTGCA carries:
- the LOC131687529 gene encoding uncharacterized protein LOC131687529, translated to MAQGDVYPDEIAVLVQTQGPPDRHHNVVDKASDIYTKWPFLDENKVLRSRGRIGAAPYTPTEVSHWFHRRFRQANRETVFNEIRQRFDISHLRRLLDKVTRSCVWCRIAKSSPRPPAMASLSEMRVTSFIRPFTFTGLDYFGPVLVRMGRSNVKRWVALFTYLTTRAIHLEVVHSLSMESCIMAVQRFVSRRGMPREFWSDNATCFQGTSNKLEVHNKMMAEKFTTSQTTWKFIPPASPHMGGAWERLVRSVKVAIGATLDGTRKPDDETLETILLEAEAMINSRPLTYIPLESADQEALTPNHFLLGNSSGIKFLPTGPIDSRSTLRSSWNLARFISDGFWNRWLKEYLPVITRRCRWFKEVKDLDVSDLVLVVGEAARNQWTRGRIEAVFPGQDGRVRQALVRTTAGLIRRIAAKLAVLDVEPNSKPSSSIPGVPGPHQGLRAGVCADETPRCGDATERSALFDGDRSADSEVSRGNVMQQDTVGQKKKTVPYSEHIFA